A DNA window from Helianthus annuus cultivar XRQ/B chromosome 15, HanXRQr2.0-SUNRISE, whole genome shotgun sequence contains the following coding sequences:
- the LOC110909450 gene encoding uncharacterized protein LOC110909450: MNYNMNGMEKTLAELHQMLKTAEVNIPSKTAPVLMIKEGHVKKPNTKKRGNQGKGKGKGKLVANKKPQKDAKCFHCNEIGHWKRNCAKYLAELKQAKASGGESSGTKKD, encoded by the exons ATGAACTACAATATGAACGGGATGGAGAAGACACTTGCAGAGTTGCACCAGATGCTCAAAACTGCTGAGGTGAATATACCCAGCAAGACTGCACCAGTGCTGATGATCAAGGAGGGTCATGTTAAGAAACCTAACACCAAGAAAAGGGGCAATCAGGGCAAAGGGAAGGGCAAAGGCAAATTAGTTGCAAACAAGAAGCCTCAAAAGGATGCCAAGTGTTTTCATTGTAATGAAATTGGGCACTGGAAGAGGAACTGTGCTAAGTATTTAGCTGAACTGAAGCAAGCCAAGGCTTCAGGAGGAGAGTCCTCAG GGACTAAGAAAGATTAA
- the LOC110909452 gene encoding receptor protein kinase TMK1 produces the protein MAKNVHFLLFLVSLVSVKTMVYARPQPTSSLIDINLSVAPSAAAVATGGGWKWSTMAELVGGVFVVFLMCLVGVCVYQLKRKCSTLIHPSHSDSCKELKIKIDGFGGLDETLTHEGNMVISIHDLKKATNNFSQDNILGRGGSATVYKGDLKDGTKVAVKRTEWIDKGGLDGFKSEVSVLTKVRHRHLVALRAYSFDANEMLLVYEYMPQGTLARFLFDWKKHGLKPLEWRQRLMIALDVARGVEYLHCLAQQSFIHRDLKPCNILLGDDMRAKVADFGLARPAPHGEDSFVTQVAGTFGYFAPEYAEMGEVSTKIDVYSFGVILMVLITGRRARGTTQQEESVPLAKWFQQMYKDEVSFRKAIDPTVDLDEETLASVSAVAELAAHCCAFKPHKRPNLSQVVNVLSYLAEPWNPSEPETELEGLDIDINTDNDIDTGSFSSLDGR, from the exons ATGGCGAAGAATGTACACTTTCTTCTGTTCCTCGTCTCTCTCGTTTCTGTAAAAACAATGGTTTACGCTCGTCCTCAACCCACCTCTAGTTTGATAGACATTAATCTTAGCGTTGCTCCGTCTGCTGCTGCGGTTGCTACCGGTGGTGGTTGGAAGTGGTCTACCATGGCAGAATTAGTTGGTGGTGTGTTCGTGGTGTTTTTGATGTGTTTAGTAGGTGTTTGTGTGTACCAACTTAAACGTAAGTGTTCTACGTTGATTCATCCCTCCCATTCGGATTCATGTAAAGAACTTAAGATTAAGATCGATGGTTTTGGTGGACTCGATGAAACCTTAACCCATGAGGGCAATATGGTAATTTCAATCCACGATTTGAAAAAGGCCACCAACAACTTCAGCCAAGATAATATACTTGGTAGAGGAGGCTCCGCCACTGTTTACAAGGGAGACTTAAAAGATGGAACAAAGGTTGCGGTTAAGCGGACCGAATGGATTGATAAGGGTGGTCTTGATGGGTTTAAATCCGAGGTTTCTGTTCTGACCAAGGTTAGACATCGCCATCTGGTGGCGCTTCGAGCCTACTCTTTTGATGCAAACGAGATGCTTCTTGTGTACGAGTATATGCCTCAAGGGACGCTTGCTCGGTTTTTATTTGACTGGAAAAAACATGGTTTGAAACCGCTCGAATGGAGACAAAGATTGATGATTGCTTTAGATGTTGCTAGAGGTGTCGAGTATCTGCATTGTTTAGCACAACAAAGTTTTATTCATAGAGATCTTAAGCCATGCAATATCCTACTTGGTGATGATATGAGGGCCAAGGTTGCAGACTTTGGACTTGCTCGACCCGCACCACATGGGGAAGATTCGTTCGTGACACAGGTAGCCGGAACTTTTGGGTATTTCGCTCCCGAATATGCAG AGATGGgcgaggtatcgaccaaaatTGACGTGTACAGTTTTGGGGTAATCCTAATGGTGCTGATAACGGGCAGGAGGGCACGAGGCACAACACAGCAAGAGGAAAGTGTGCCATTGGCGAAATGGTTCCAGCAAATGTACAAAGATGAAGTTAGCTTCCGAAAGGCAATTGATCCGACCGTTGATCTTGATGAAGAAACTCTAGCCAGTGTGAGCGCAGTGGCAGAACTAGCTGCTCATTGTTGTGCTTTTAAACCACACAAGAGGCCTAACCTGAGCCAAGTAGTCAATGTTCTCTCGTATCTAGCCGAGCCTTGGAACCCATCTGAACCGGAAACCGAACTTGAAGGTCTTGACATAGACATTAACACTGATAATGACATTGACACTGGCTCCTTTAGTTCACTAGATGGACGATGA